Genomic DNA from Callospermophilus lateralis isolate mCalLat2 chromosome 11, mCalLat2.hap1, whole genome shotgun sequence:
aggctgagacaggaggatcacttgagcccaggagtttgaggctagcctgggcaatagagtgagaccctgtcttaaaaaaaaaaaaaaaaaaaaaattacaagaaaatttAGCCTGGTGTATGTTCTAGGGCTGgagttattgtgtgtgtgtatgggggagtactagggattgaacccaggaatgctctaccattgagctctatccccagtcctttttttaatttttattttgaaacaagtctggctaaattgctgagagcaTCAcagattgctgaggctgccttcaaatttgtgttcctcctgcctcagtctcccaagtcactgggattataagtcaCTGGATATCTCCAGCCTGGAGATAACTTTTGTAGTAGAAATTACAAgcctggagggctggggatgtggctcatgtggtagagcactcgcctagcatgcgtgaggcactgggttcgatccttagcaccacataaaaataaaataaagatattgtgtccacctaaaagctaaaaaaaaaaaaattaaaaaaagaaaagaaaagaaattacaagCCTGGAAAGCTAtccttttgaaaaaaagaaatatttgaatacattaaaaagttttaaatttctaTCAATTCTGAAGCTATAAAAAATGTATATGGCAAAAAGTCCCATAAACAAAGTCAGTAGTTAAACAGTAGATCTGGGAAAATATTTCAGTATAGAAGCAAGTAAAAGGTTAAGGTTGAGAACAGAGAGCTTTTGCCAATTGATAAGAAAAAGGACAAGAAAAGCaaagaatatgaaaaaaatgttcccagAAAAACTCATCCAAATGACATTTCAAAAGATGCTCAAATTAATAGCAAtcaaataaatgcaaattaaagtaaATGTTTTGATATGCATGTGAATAAGCTCTAGCCCTGGTTGCTAGTGGGGCTGTATAGGAAAGAGGACTCATGCTTTGCCAAGAGGAAAGCAAAGAGTTACAGTCATTTTGAAGAAAGCAATCTAGCACCTTctatcacacttttttttttttttttgcaatactggAGACAGAGCCTAGGACCTTGCACttgggaggcaagtgctctgtcactgatctGCATCCCTAGCTCCCTGTTACCCTTTAAAATACAGGTACACTTTGACCCAGATATCCTGTTTCTGGCATCAGAGTCTATGAAATAAAAGTACCAGTGCATAAGCTCATGTGTAGAGCCTGTGAGGCAGAATTGTTCATGATGACAGAAAATGACAAATAAGATGAATGTTGATCCTTGGGCAATGAGTAAAGAAATCATGGTACATGCTCCCCATGAGGGGATACAAGGCACAGCTGAGGCTGAGGAAGGCTCCTCTCTTATTTTTTAGAAATTCATATTTATTACTACTCAGACATTTGTTTATGCTCTGTCTACTTTTCTGAAATGCAAACTCCATGAGAGTGGGACCTTTTGCTTTCTGTAACTGTAGTGCCTAGATCTGTGTTGGGAACAGAGTTAGTATTTAGTAAATGAATGGCTAAATTAAGGAATGGGGAGAGAAGGTGAATGCAAGTAAAGATTAGGATGGAGACTTTTGTGGACAGAGAATGATGGTTTGCCCTGAACTAAGGGAGCATGATTAACGCATCTCCATGATCTGAAATTCACATTAGACAAGGTAAAGATTTTGCTAGGATGATTGAGTAGAAGGTATTTATTTGAAACTTACTAACACAGTGAATTTTGGGAACCTACGCTAGACTCCTTGAAATATTTCAGATCattggagagaaagagaagatctAGAAAACTTAGAGAACACAGGGTATATATGATGGACAGAGAACCAGAAGGGTATCTGGTTTCTCAGCTGGAACACTAGAAACAAGATAACTGTGAAGTAGAGCCTTCAAATTCCAAACAAATGCCAGGCCCATGTGGTGGCACATTCTGTAATTCCagggacttggaaggctgaggcaggaggatctcaagttcaaaccccacctcatcaacttagtgaggttctgtctcaaaataaaaatacaaaaaaggtctaGGAATATAgctagtggtaaagcactctgggtttaatccccagtacctgtcCTCCTCCCCTACAAAATTCTAAACAATTTCCAACCTAGAATTTTCTACCCAGTCCACCAGTTAAGCATGAAGATAAAGACATTTTCAGATGCAGGGTTTCAAAAAATTTCCTCTGTGTCATGTCTGGCTGGTAAGGGATGCTCTCCATCATAAAGAGGTAgtaaactggggctggggatgtggctcaagcagtagcgcgctagcctggcatgcgtgcggcccgggtttgatcctcagcaccacatacaaacaaagatgttgtgtccgccgaaaaactgaaaaaataaatattaaaaattctctctccctctcttaaaaaaaaatatatgcacgaaatctttaaaaaaaaaaaaagaggtagtaAACTTGGAGAGGAAAATGGAGATGTGACTGAGGAGCAAGACAAAGGGACAATGTTCAGTGGGAGTCAGAAAGACAGCTGGGCATAGGCTTACAAAAAATCATGCAGATGAAACTGGGGATGGAAGGTTCTAGGAAGGAAGTTTCCAAAAATTAAAGTGGAACCTGCATGTCTAGCTCCAATTCAGATGAATTCCTTATTATGTCAAAACATTTGAGGGTGAATTAGTGAcatcctgaaatctaggtaaatgGAACAAACAAAGCAACTatttcagggaaaacagagttataaaaaagaaaacctgACCATGGGAAATGCAATTCCATGGTTTAGCTTGAAGTAGTGTTGACAGAGTTATAATGAGGAAAATACCAATGTGATAAGAAATTGCAGTTGAAACACATTGAGAGATTGCAGGTGAAGGAAGTATGTGCATTCATCTATATCAGGGGGAGGGGCCACCTAAATGCAGTAAGTCAGTAGGTAATGTCTCAGGTATCATGTCATATTTTCTTCACTTTTCTGTATTTCTTTTAAGTtgacaattttcttttcttttcttttctttttttggtgtagatggactctacataatgcctttatttttatgtggtgctaaggatcgaacccgggtcccacccgcactaggcgagcactctaccactgagccacagttccAGCCCCAAGTTGACAATTTTCTAAAAGGAAATTTTTAATGAATAGCTGTGTATTAAAAAGGCCAGTGGTGCATACCCATCACTCAAAAATAACAActgttaaactttttttttagttttgtttttttagttgtagttggacacaatattttatttatttttttatgtggtgctgagaattgaacccagtgcctcgcacatgctaagcgagcactctgtcactgagccacaaccccagccccccagcccccaTTAACCTTTTGTGTGTTAAGCCTCTGTATATACATTAGCAGGTAGGGTCACACCATATAAGGACTTATATGGAGTCAGATCATATCATGTTTCCACATGGTAGTCCAGGGCCCTTTGCATGAGAATCACGTGGAGAGCTtttggaaatataaaatatttccaaatattaaGGCTTCTGTCCCAGAGAGTTTGATTCATTAACCTAGGGATTTTGATGTACACACAGGTTTGGGGATACCATTTAGTAAATGACTTTATTATTGTCCTGTAATAGTTTTCTCCCTCATTAATTTTTGTAGTGACAATGTAGTCTAACTCTGTGACTTTTAGTGGTCATTTTCTGTCTCCAGGAAAAGAGAGGGAACAAAGCCTCTGACAAAGCTACCCTTTTGGCTTTTGAGGCCCTGGTGACCTTCTGTGAAGAATTGGGGTAAGTGACTTATTTTAGTTATGGAGCAAAATGTCAGATCATTTCCTTCCCCAGTAGCCATTATCTGACCAGCTAACATAAAACAGCCTTTTGTCCACCAAGGGACAAAGATCATTGGGTTTTGTATTGAGGACCCTTCTTCAGGaccctttctcttctcttctgGAGGCCCCAGCCACTCTGGCAGTTTGAGGATTTGTTTAGCATTTCAGGTGGTCATCCACCTTTTCATTCTACTCCCTTCTAGGATGACTGACATTATGTGGTCAGCCCCGAGCCATTGGCATTATGGTCATCACATGCCACTGAGCTGGGTCTTTTGCTTTACTCCAAGTATCCACTCTTATCTATGTCCCAAACAGAAGCATGTGACCCTCTTATCTTTTGGGCCAGGAGGCATCATGTGCTTTAGAGAAATCACCCTTTCTAATAGCCAGCCAGCCCACATGGAACCCACCTGTCTCCTTTGTCTTCATCTGTGGGGATTGGGCAGGGTGTCATGATTGTGGCTGGACACATGTAGTTGTTAGTGCCCCCTGTGAAGGACACCCCAAAGGACTCTGTATACTTGGTCTAAAAAGCTCTGAGATTCGTCTGATCTCATGGAACAGTCCTGAGAGGACAGCAGATATGATTTTCTCAGATACAGATGAATAAACCAAGCTCTGGAGAGGTCACAATCATAAAGTTCAAGGTAGACAGAAGCCACTAAATTTGTGCCTCCTAATTGTCAATGGAGTGTTCATTTCATATACCTAAGCCATCTTGGTTTTTGTAAGCATAGTGTCTTCTTTTTCTTAGCTTGCTTGCTTGTttttatagtgctggggatgaaatCCAGGGCCTTATGCCTACTAAGCGAGTGCTGTACTACTGAAGACTAGAGTCTTGAGACAAGGTTCTGTGTAGAGGTACATAGTACCAGTATGAAACAGATGTTTTGGGCTGTCTTCTGGAAACCAGGGAGACACTTCCTTAGGCACTGTCTTTGCATTCCCATCTCTGTCCTACTCACATGAGTTGGTGGCTCCTTCTGGAAATGACCATCTCTCATTTGGTCTCTGTGACAGGACCACACCCAGCAAAAGTGGTAGAATGCAATGCCAGGCCCACCCTTGCCTATGGCCCTCGCCACCAGAACCCTTTTCAGGCACTGGTTTGGGGATTGCTAAATTCAGCCTTCTTGGGCTCCTTGAGGGGACCTCTCATTTCTGGTGAGGAATAAAAGGACCACTTGGAGTGTTCTTGCTAATTGTCAGAGCCTCCTCTGCTGGAAGCACCCTGGCTGGTTCTTGTTTGAGGCTCTGGGGGTTAGAACCTGCCAGGCAGGGAGACAATCCTCTTTGAGGCCTCTACTTCTATTTCATCTCATTTCAAGGAGCTGGGGTTTCTGAGTGTGTCAGTGGGCCAGCTGGGGGTAGGGGCCCAGGCATCCATGGGCCCAGGGAGTCCAGCTGAAGGCCTCCCGGGCTTTGTGCACAGCCTTGTACTTGTGTCTTGTTTTCTGTGTGTGAGGGTTCTGGATCCCAGGGCTTTCAGGCTGGAATAAAACCCCTGGCATGTCTGTAGGACCACTGCTCTTTGAATAGAAGGGAATGTTTATTATAAAATGGGGCAGAACATGAAGAAAAAGCTCCTTTCCACCCTATATTTGCTCCTTTTCTAAGAATAGTTCTAGTTTGAGGTCGAGGTGAGGCAGCTTTTCCTGCCAGCACTCCCTCAGGGCGGGCACCTGGCAGTGAGAGGTCAGACCCGTGCAGTGGGTTTGCTAAGCTCAGAACACTCTAAAAGAAAGCTTTGGAGATGTTGGGGCATGTCGAGGTGGCACCCTGTGAGTAGCACTGGGTGGGAGGGTCTGGGACCAACAGAAAAAGGGACTCAGGTCAGTTGGGAATGAGGCCAGCTTGTGGCTCCCATCAGTGTTCCTCTCATCTCTGCATGTAGCTGTTTTCTCTGGGATGTAGCCATGGAAAAGCATTATTCATGACAGGGTTTTTTGTGTTTCAGTGTTCTGGGAACAGTTATAAGGCATGAAGCAACCTCTGGCCTTGCGGCCTCAGTACCTTGAGATAGAAGAACAGCTCTGTGTTTAGGCCTGAGCTGAACTGTCTCTTGCGGTCTCCGAGCTGGGGAGCACAGAAGCCCAGTATCTTCCTGTTTATCCACTCATGTGCTCATTCACTCATGTGTTCAACCAACCAATATTGATTGATATCAGCTTTGCCAGGCACACTGGCCATGGGAATAAAATGGTGACAGAAAGAGACCCATCTCCTGCTTCTGTGGTGCTCAGTTTCAATGGGAAAGACAGGCATTTGTCAGGTAACTGATGATTCTTGCCAGATAATGGTAGTGTACACCTgcaatcccaactacttgggtggctgaggcaggagaatcacaggtttgaaaccagcctgggaaacttactaagatcctgtctcaaaataaaatagaaaagcttaGGTTGCTCAGTGATAGAGGACTTGCCTAGTATGTCCAAGGTCCTGGGTCTAGTATCCAGTACCacagaacagaacaaaacaataaaaatgtacgatTTCTGTTAAAAgggctctgaaaaaaaaaagataaatggtgTTTTGATAGTATATAGCAGGTGCCCTACCCTAGTCCAGAGAGTAAGGAGAAATTTACCTGAGGAGTCAGGTTTAGACTGAGATCTAAAGGGTGAGGAAGCACTAGCTGAGCAAGTGTAGTGTTGGTGGTGCACACCAGTCTGTGGCAGGACAGAACAGggctttttcaggaactgaaactTGCTCCAAGAACCTAGGGGCACGTGCCAGATGGCTGGTCGGACAGGCAGGGCCAGACCACAGGGAGAGTTGCAGGTCCCAGTAAGGCTTTGCTGGCTTCTTCTGGTGACCACATCTAGATAGAaaatgaactcttttttttttttttttttttaaagagagagggagagagggagagagagagagagaattttttttttttaatatttattctttagttatcagcggacacaacatctttgttttgtacgtggtgctgaggatcgaacccgggccgcacgcatgccaggcgagtgtgctaccgcttgagccacatcctcagcccagaaAATGAACTCTTACAAGTTAACAGATTTGAAAAGGAATTTTTTACTtcatttggtttggttttttttggtgtgtgtgtgtgtgtatgtgtgtcctcTTCATGTTGCTGGCTGGGCTGGGAATCTATTGGGGGACCTTCTTAACCATTGCTTCTCTCACCTGAGGACAGAGGAGAAGACCTCTGCATGATCAGCATCAGACCAACCTCCCCATTTTGCTATCTGACCAACCCTAAGGCAGACCCAGTGTttgactagattttttttttctggtgagaAAAGACGACTGGGCCCTGAGTCTGAGGGGACCACAGAGGGGTATGGGAGAAGCAGAGGAGCCCACCTCTCATCTTCTTGGCCCCCAGGAAGTCACATCAATCCTCTTCATATTCTGTCTTCTCCAGTGGAGGGATTAAACCAAACACAACAGCAAACATGAAGAAAAACAGGACTGTGGAGATAAATAAGCCAATCACTATCAGGCCCCCCAGCTCCCAGGGGTTCTCCCAAAACTCATCATGCCAGGCGGTCTTCTGGATTGCCGCTTGGTCCATATAAACCTGGAAAAGAAAAGACGGAGGCTGTGAGTTTGGACCCTCAAGGTCCTGTCTCAGGTGCTACTCTCCACTCCCAACCTTCACACTAAGTAGCAGCTGCAGGGAATAGCTGGCCATGTGTGGTCACTGAAGAAATGGTGAGTCTCTGAGCTCCAAGTCTCCTGCAAGCAACAAATGGAGTTTCCCCCTTTGTAGAGAGGGCCCTGCATTCTTCCCAGAGGCTGCCCCGGAGCTTCCCGTTCTCTCCTGAATAGCTCTGGTATGAGCCAGGACATTCGTTCTATCTGAGGCCTACTCAACTCAGAGCTAAAAAGCACTGCTATGCATCCTCCCTAACTTTTCCTGCCCCAGTTGCTAAACATTTGGGAGGCATTTTGAGAACAACCGCATAGGAGCCCACCCATGTGCTGTGGTGTGCTCCTATAGTCCCagttctcaggaggctgaggcaggaggatcacttgagcctatgagttggaggccagcctagcCAACagagtaaaaccctgtctcaaaaaaaaggacAAAAGCCAAGAAGTAGCTCAGGCTTCAGTAAAGTCCCTGGGGGCCCCTGAAAATAGGAAATCTAAATATCTTTTCGAAATGGAACCAGTATTTGGAGAGCTGTGAGCCCTTAGCTGAAGCAAGtagagaggagaaaggaaagagTCATTACCTGCTGTTGCTACTGTCTTGTGACCTACGAGGGCAAATCAAGGTTGTCCTTCAAGCTCCACGCTTTGGGGGGCCCTGACTGAAGAGACTGCCAGGTGACCAGAGCTTCACCCTGATTCAAGGAAGcaacttttttggggggaaggcGTTAGTATTGACTAACAACCCTGACCAGACCTGCATTGCTGCCACCAGAGCAAACAGCGGTGGGCTGGGGCTGGTTGCCTGGCAATGACCACTCCCTTTCTGCCTTTCACACTCCTCTCAGCTTCATCCTGCCTTTTGTGATGTCACTGTTGGGGTACTGTGGACACCTGTTCAGAAGTGCTCCCTGAGAGCAGTCAGACTTGGAATGGGGTGGGGGAGGAGACTGAACCTGGGACCTGTACCCCAGGCCACCCACCCATCTTACCTGTATAGAGCAGAGTCTTGGCTTGGTTTAGATGACCTGTCCACAGAGAGAACCTGCCTAGAGCTGGGAGCCCTGGGGCTGGGACTGCCACCCAGGCCTTATTTCCAGGAATGTGGTGAATGATTAACTGCAGCTTCTGAAGGGAGTCTGGGGCGGGGAGCACTGTGGAGGCCTCACTTCTTGATGGTGCCTGTTGCCTCTCAGGCCAGGCCTTGGCTGCTGAGTGACTGGTTGCTACCCATTGGTGTGATCGGGAAGCTAGGAAAAGGGAACAAAGCCCAAAACCTCATGGCCACCCTTAACTGCTTTAAAAGCTAGGATGGGTGGGCCTTTTGTGACCAGGAACTGTGCCAGCCACTGAGACAAGAATGAGTGGGGCTGGTCCTTTGAGAGCTTATCTTCCAGCCCATAGGTCCTCAACCGTGCCTGTGACAGTCACTAGGATCTCTAGAAACGCCCAGGCCCTGCACATCAGTCTTTGGGATGCCAGGGTGCTGTGTTGTTTTAAACCTTCCTAGGGGACTCTCCCAGGTGTAGCCAGATGGCTGACAGATGAGCAAGTGCAACAAGGCCTTCTTAACTGTCGTGAGCTGCGTGGACCTGGCCTGCCTGACGCTTTCCACTTCCTTGTGGAGAACTTGCTGACTCATGTCGCTGGCATGTGGAGCGGGCTGGTCTCTGGCACACCCTGGTACTTCAGTTCCACCAGTCAAGCCAGGGTCTTATCAAGAGTCAGTTGTTTGTCCCCAGAATGGTTTGtggcagttgaacttgttgttataGTTACATAATCGAATGTAACATAAGCAAATGAAGCAACAATGATAATAatataccaatttttaaaaattttattcattatttgggggggtactggggattgaactcaggggcattttatCTTTGAGCTTCCCCAGcccgtttatatttttattttgagacagggtcttgctaagttgcccaggatggcatcaaacttgccattctcctgcctcaacctccttaaTAACTGGGATTTCACACCCACCTAAAAGTCCAGTTTTGTAGATGGGACACAGGCACAGAGAAGTTCAATAACTTACTCAAGGTCATACAGCTAGTAAGTATGGTTTAGATGACCTGTCCACAGAGAGAACCTGCCCAGAGCTGGGAGCCCTGGGGCTGGGACTGCCAGCTAGTTATAGTTGAGAACTAGCTGTACAGAATCTGAGCTCTGAGATACTACATTGTGCCTCAGAGTAAGTAGAGAAAGAAGTTGTTTCTACAGGTACCTGCGTGACCCCttggaatcactgggattatattcCTGTTAAAAAAGATGCAGACATGATAACTAAATAGGAACACTATAAAAATTCAGTGGACTTTCACACTCAGATTCCTTTGCAAAGCCTAGGTTCTTGTTCTACTCCAAACTGGGGGCTGGGGGGGCGCGGGGGTGTTGCTagggctggaacccagggccttgtacatactgagcaagtgctttaccactgagctgcatccacaACCCATCTTGGCCTGCTGTAATTAAATCAGAACTACAAAATAGATACCACAAGGACTCTAGTCAGCCAGCCTACATTGAGAAAAGACCCTCACCCTATCCCAGAAGGATTAGCCAGGAAATGTGTGGGCTTTCTCAATTTAAAGTGAGATGTGTAggtgctggggctgtggctcagtggtagtgcacttgcctggcatgtgtgaggcactgggttcgattctcagcaccacatataaataaaacaaaggtctgtcaacaactaaaaaaaccaaaaaattttaaaaagatgagaCGTGTAGACAATGTGTCATACACATGAAAGGTGCGTGGACTGACTGTTTCAGCTAACTGCTGTCCACAGGTGCATAATTCTGCTGGCATGTTCATGTTAAGAGCATGAGCTGATGGGGAGGAGAGAGGGTGCTGAAGCTCAGTTGCCCGGCCTGCTCTCCTGTGAGGGAGCAGTGCATAAATTAAGACACAAGGACTGGAGACAGAGCTAGGGTCAGTGTTGTGTGGCATGGAGCAGGCACAAGGAGATCAAGGGAACTTTTTAAGGATGAAATTCATTTGTCCTCAGTTGTGCTCTGAAATTTGTATTACAGTTTGTGTTCCTCATTTGTGCCATAACAAAGATCTTTATTGTAGATTGCTTTAAAGTGTTAATAATTGAGCAGATAATAATTTTTGTGCTCTGCCAAATTTTGCTAACCAGAGTCTTGCCCAATAGGTTTTGTAGTTGTAATGAGGTATAATACGCCCACAGCACAGTGCACAGATCTTTGGTGTGGAGCGCAGCCCTTCTGAGGAACCGAGAGCAGACGCTGGTGGAGCAGAGGCCACAGTGGGGTGGCATGAGGAGGCTGGTGAGATCACTGTGGAATCTGCCCAGGCCTCTGTGCAGTGGCCCTGGCAAGCACTGCTGGTGGCTTGGTCCAGTGTGGCATGGAACCGTGACAGGTGGTGACCAGAGTCAGTCAGATGTTCTCTAGGCCTGAGGCAACCTGATGGCCGTCCCTTATATGTAGCTATCTTCAGGCAGCCCGCGTCTGAAGCGtctttgtgtttatttttcccACAGTGGGGGTGTAGCTGCCTCCTCTCCAAGTCCCCTTCCCTAGGAACGCACAGCTCCTCCTCTCCAAGCTGTGCGTCCCGGGGTTGGGCTGGAGCTTTGTTTGCCTGAGTGGGCTGGGAGCCTGCGTGGCACTTGACCCAGAAGAGCTTGGGGGGCTCAGTGTTCACCAGGGAGCAGGAGGAGCACGTCTTCCGCAGGCAGGGACAGCCTTATATGTGGACCCAGCAGTTTTGTACTGCCTGCCATGGGACAGGAGGGTGCACATAGACTAGCCAGACACCTGTGTGTGCCCTGGTTGTTCACGGTGCCTGACTCCCAGAAGCTGGGCTGGGAACTGGAGGCTATCCTAGCAGAGTCTCAGCCTCAGCCACTCTTCAGGAGGGCCATTCTTGATGCCAATTTCTGGAGGAATCGGGCAAGCACTGGTCTGTTTCCCAACCAAGTGCTCCCAGGACCCTCCAACTAGCAGTGCTAGGAGTGAAAAATGCAGGGTTCCCCCTCCCTCTCACCATCCCGAGGTTGTTCTTCTGACACCTGGTTGAGCTCCACCCCAGCTCTTCCCCGTTGGGTACCTCCAACTCATGTGAAggtcattttgagacagagtttgggTGTGGGTATTTGTGCAGTAGGGTTCTTATTATCCTCACTGGAGGATAATAAGAATCTTATCTGTCCTACATCCGGGAGGCCTCAGAGCCCTGGGTGTGGTGAGCAGGAGCTCTGGAGCCAGACAGACTGGACCCAGAGGCTGGCTCAGCCACTTTCCAGCTGGTTGAGCTTGGACACCTAGTGTCACTGAGGCTCAACTTCCTCACCtctaaatggggataataatggtATCTAAGGCATTAAAGTATTGTGATGattaaatgaattgaaatgcttAGACAGCTCCTGGGCGTGGACTAGCCCTCAGTGGATTCCAGCTCTTCATTGTCACTGACCTCAGTGTTGCTGTTGTTCTTTAGAATCCCTTACTTTGGACACTACTAAGGACAGGTGGATTCTtggg
This window encodes:
- the Erln gene encoding endoregulin, coding for MDQAAIQKTAWHDEFWENPWELGGLIVIGLFISTVLFFFMFAVVFGLIPPLEKTEYEED